In Lachancea thermotolerans CBS 6340 chromosome H complete sequence, a single genomic region encodes these proteins:
- the SGF29 gene encoding Sgf29p (similar to uniprot|P25554 Saccharomyces cerevisiae YCL010C SGF29 SaGa associated Factor 29kDa Probable 29kKDa Subunit of SAGA histone acetyltransferase complex), whose product MDDQWDVVVSSLQELLKKHETTSFDDLVNEKRLNFHNLSSEQLLTQLESFTTHSQNLEKAIELIETISNNLNLVIKYVQENTESAEAAETKTPSSSESYSGRSYWTSPYNPSEPIVLESEVAYRPKKGGDGEWFQCQVIKISSDGTRFEVRDPEPDELGNPGQMYKCNWKDVILIPARSAPKHQTPNYPSGTKVLARYPETTTFYPAVVIGHKRDGTCKLRFDGEEEVDKETEVARRLVLPFPARR is encoded by the coding sequence ATGGACGATCAGTGGGACGTAGTAGTATCTTcacttcaagaactacTAAAAAAACATGAAACAACAAGTTTCGATGATCTAGTCAACGAGAAAAGACTCAATTTCCACAATTTGTCTTCAGAACAATTACTAACACAGTTGGAATCTTTTACCACGCACTCGCAGAACTTAGAGAAGGCAATTGAGCTCATTGAGACAATATCAAACAACCTTAATTTGGTTATCAAATATGTGCAAGAAAACACTGAGAGCGCCGAAGCGGCAGAAACGAAGACACCAAGTTCAAGTGAGTCGTACAGCGGTAGATCGTACTGGACCAGCCCTTATAATCCAAGTGAACCAATTGTCTTGGAATCTGAGGTAGCATACAGGCCGAAAAAGGGCGGCGACGGAGAGTGGTTTCAATGCCAGGtcatcaaaatttcaagcgaCGGAACGCGTTTTGAAGTGCGAGATCCTGAGCCTGACGAGCTCGGCAATCCAGGTCAGATGTACAAGTGCAATTGGAAAGATGTTATTCTAATTCCAGCGCGCAGTGCTCCCAAGCATCAAACGCCAAACTACCCAAGCGGTACAAAGGTGCTGGCAAGGTACCCTGAGACAACTACCTTCTATCCTGCTGTGGTAATTGGACACAAAAGAGATGGTACGTGTAAGCTTCGGTTCGACGGCGAGGAAGAGGTGGATAAGGAAACTGAGGTCGCGCGACGCCTGGTTTTGCCTTTCCCTGCAAGGAGATGA
- the ILV6 gene encoding acetolactate synthase regulatory subunit (highly similar to uniprot|P25605 Saccharomyces cerevisiae YCL009C ILV6 Regulatory subunit of acetolactate synthase which catalyzes the first step of branched-chain amino acid biosynthesis enhances activity of the Ilv2p catalytic subunit localizes to mitochondria): MIRTFLRSKAAERVLVRHSSSSTSALTYKQLHKNRISPPLPTLETPSWSAKSAVSSILYETPSPSRLPRKQHVLNCLVQNEPGVLSRISGTLAARGFNIDSLVVCNTEVKDLSRMTIVLQGQDGVIEQARRQIEDLVPVYAVLDYSNADIIKRELVLARVSLLGAEYFEDLIHHHEQTSSEATEGKNETVAQIRSKKFHPSNLPLSEALRLKHEHLASITNLVGNFGGRVVDISETNCIVELSAKPSRISAFLKLVEPFGVLEVARSGMMALPRTPLELESENELENQISEIVDLSQLPPG; encoded by the coding sequence ATGATTAGAACGTTTCTGAGGAGCAAGGCGGCCGAGAGAGTTCTCGTCCGTCACAGCTCGTCTTCAACGTCTGCACTGACCTACAAGCAGCTACATAAGAACAGAATTAGTCCACCTCTTCCTACTTTGGAAACCCCTTCCTGGAGTGCAAAGTCGGCAGTCTCTTCGATCCTGTATGAAACCCCTTCCCCTTCACGCTTGCCACGGAAGCAACACGTTCTGAACTGCCTGGTTCAAAATGAGCCAGGTGTTCTATCTAGGATAAGTGGAACACTCGCTGCAAGAGGCTTCAATATTGATTCCTTGGTTGTTTGTAACACCGAGGTTAAGGATCTGAGTAGGATGACCATTGTTTTACAAGGTCAAGATGGTGTCATTGAGCAGGCTAGGCGTCAAATCGAGGACCTAGTGCCTGTGTACGCCGTCTTGGATTACTCCAACGCTGATATCATAAAAAGAGAATTAGTTTTGGCGCGTGTTTCACTACTGGGTGCTGAGTACTTCGAGGACTTAATTCACCACCATGAGCAAACCTCTTCGGAGGCCACAGAAGGCAAAAACGAGACCGTCGCTCAAATCCGCAGCAAGAAGTTCCATCCTTCAAACTTGCCCCTCAGTGAGGCTTTGAGATTGAAACACGAACACCTTGCTAGCATAACCAATTTGGTTGGAAATTTCGGCGGCCGTGTGGTCGACATTAGCGAGACAAACTGTATTGTGGAATTGAGTGCCAAGCCTTCTCGGATTTCAgcattcttgaaacttgtGGAGCCATTTGGTGTCTTGGAAGTTGCTAGAAGCGGAATGATGGCACTGCCTAGAACTCCATTGGAACTTGAATCTGAAAACGAGCTAGAAAACCAAATTAGCGAGATTGTTGATCTCTCTCAGCTACCCCCTGGTTGA
- the BUD3 gene encoding Bud3p (similar to uniprot|P25558 Saccharomyces cerevisiae YCL014W BUD3 Protein involved in bud-site selection and required for axial budding pattern localizes with septins to bud neck in mitosis and may constitute an axial landmark for next round of budding) has protein sequence MHNQELRNELSSLSSDPGGKPQERSGIKLRSNLFAGKAPNQWVLDRTESEWVESIFPDAAVFRGFDELLWGYFIIAVYKEPMPGKLSSLVVDKMGVTHFNSVDISRESRFHPAIENLTAEHQKSNVRKCIAASMLQKFSNLTPEMVAKIEPNMKYDYDPTVAGDLADSCQLVGFCSPADVGKSLGRLGFLQDRYVGSALLDVVYENKQETIDSNNELVFHLGEQLEQLFNPLTEYSPEQTESVYKPPEDDRDIEEEGSLIASICNELLQVQTNFTLVLVEFLQKFLIPLRIKASNEEIDALSIPKLNRLFPPTIDEVIRINCIFLDALKAATPHGSKEVLNACSVTIPYFYKAYTRHEAATKNFSKDIKLFMAKFRSVIPSCDVYTELRIETIMKGPQEIILKLKLILERLWSTKKWGNYDLKLAEARYSKVIEIIDSFGNVEQVLSSYSTRVFTPSGKILSELAKGWPVELQYKWLKRRVVGVFDVTDSNDATQKNILVIFSDFIVILKVLDDESYHDSNAGKKPLLSDILMNSLINEVPLPPKIPQLQVLCYSYIDNVFASTFDDKFIRIDYFDEEGANSIALQIISSSATASQVSDLVLKAKILEKDTAFHLFRYSNEELQIFSTAHEMRAYSTENIRSRFALFLNIEPSFSPIKQYNLAAAFFASISERKGVKINLVTIEGAKEEFDLALGELAEFLVQKLAELYPTYYSTASSPLLPQLLAINEQLVRRIGRHFHDSEHVGTSSQVAHSHIGTEAQASELHTKSFGTLTTFRSYTDDLKDSAPRSNDRQEISNRSGKQSKAHTQREGEQPANNGKAHRVNDKKAKRNSIISIFTNLFSRRKGSQYRTEHLDKVNDKGVGEDLLKGKFGGTEKSAVTRPASANKSQSRPQQKRLASVIHRPSLLQGAADPKHNTAKFKEDKETERRESNKKVVDQEVKVVPDSIAGASYDSGSHINSNPGVIEVQNRSSRLAALDYQEGKGVTVHDTSVLESDLASDKSACFRAENGTSMYALQEAGRESKVFNADLYGDVLMQEKGFESPDFLGHDPSKSNITQQAVGAQQQAKGIDVGKLVNEDQNSTTTPKILKTTQDKQKAANCNIVTSENEEPDFSPTKKDIFPEIQKLAIKNVLFDRSPSFRELFDSMRTVLDESDERSNWKILSSDPSVKEVAFSESKKTNETHAFKSLVPSNRPVADLKFSSSSEAQEEVSSVQHDDLETSEPLRLFGNISGLSSNIKADIAYRPSEIESTDKHKDVSGRSPFKVINHSPPKIIPLQSTPSISSKSGERFKTSDAFLSDISYSSLSGNVEPRLLELSFSSKEETDSKNRHESSLQKRGGKPPFNEQVFDLNVQQSANLFEKGNTTKIEFPDSNLKSTPANPSSALSSKKTAIPDSGPETNNVKQTCDATAEKNDFHEDQMSRCDLLDDPEFSTFHMTFDGLDEVQDSSDVPNFSKDNERTSTQKQIHSPEPLFYRFPATAKSNDTFFSCHDENSKSNPSGRQAAHHLTAEQDDPIWISPSKLEIFDTSMHPDVGSSKPRVQQDYYKNESEHKQSEFSPKSRRAPEEQALLSDSSYAYLGPLLADDNKSDESIDSQSPVRLQFHS, from the coding sequence ATGCATAATCAGGAGTTGCGCAACGAACTGTCAAGTTTATCTTCTGATCCAGGCGGAAAGCCTCAAGAAAGGTCTGGGATTAAGCTCAGATCTAACCTTTTTGCCGGGAAAGCTCCCAACCAATGGGTCCTTGATCGCACAGAGTCCGAGTGGGTTGAGAGCATATTCCCAGATGCAGCTGTCTTTCGAGGGTTTGACGAGCTGCTATGGGGCTACTTCATCATTGCAGTCTACAAAGAACCAATGCCAGGCAAGTTAAGTAGCCTGGTAGTTGATAAAATGGGTGTAACGCATTTCAATTCTGTTGACATATCGCGCGAGTCCCGCTTTCATCCCGCTATAGAGAATCTTACAGCCGAACATCAGAAGTCTAACGTGCGGAAGTGCATAGCAGCTTCAATGCTACAGAAGTTTTCGAACCTAACACCTGAAATGGTGGCCAAGATAGAACCGAATATGAAATATGATTACGACCCCACTGTTGCAGGAGACCTTGCCGACTCTTGTCAACTGGTAGGTTTTTGCTCACCCGCTGACGTAGGCAAAAGTTTGGGCCGtcttggctttcttcaGGATCGCTATGTGGGGTCAGCCTTACTTGATGTTGTGTACGAGAACAAACAGGAGACCATTGATTCAAATAATGAACTTGTCTTTCATCTTGGAGAACAATTGGAGCAACTCTTCAATCCCTTAACGGAGTACTCTCCAGAACAGACGGAGTCGGTGTACAAACCGCCGGAAGATGATAGagacattgaagaagaaggctcGCTAATTGCTTCAATATGCAATGAACTTCTACAAGTTCAAACAAACTTCACACTCGTCCTTGTCGAATTTCTACAAAAGTTCCTGATACCTTTACGGATAAAAGCATCAAACGAGGAGATAGACGCATTGTCTATTCCAAAGCTAAACAGATTGTTTCCTCCCACAATTGATGAAGTGATCAGGATCAACTGCATTTTTTTAGATGCGCTTAAAGCAGCTACACCCCatggctcaaaagaagttttaaATGCCTGTAGCGTGACTATTCCCTACTTCTACAAGGCATATACAAGACACGAGGCAGCGACTAAAAACTTCTCTAAAGATATTAAGCTCTTTATGGCAAAGTTCAGGTCCGTAATACCAAGCTGTGATGTTTACACAGAGCTGAGAATCGAGACAATAATGAAGGGGCCACAAGAGATTATTTTAAAACTAAAACTCATTCTGGAGAGGCTCTGGTCTACCAAAAAGTGGGGAAATTACGATCTGAAGCTAGCTGAGGCTCGCTACTCTAAAGTGATTGAAATCATAGACTCTTTTGGAAACGTTGAACAGGTTTTAAGCTCCTATAGCACCAGAGTTTTTACTCCATCTGGGAAAATTCTTTCCGAACTCGCGAAAGGCTGGCCCGTTGAGTTGCAATACAAATGGCTAAAACGAAGAGTTGTGGGAGTCTTCGATGTGACAGACTCTAATGATGCTACCCAAAAGAATATTTTAGTGATTTTTAGTGATTTTATTGTCATTCTAAAAGTTTTAGACGATGAATCTTATCATGACAGCAATGCAGGAAAAAAACCGCTGCTTTCAGATATATTAATGAATTCCCTCATAAACGAAGTTCCGCTGCCACCCAAAATTCCGCAGCTTCAAGTGCTTTGTTATTCATACATTGACAATGTTTTTGCGAGTACGTTCGACGATAAGTTTATCAGAATAGACTATTTCGATGAAGAGGGTGCCAATTCCATAGCTCTCCAGAtaatttcatcttctgcCACCGCGTCTCAAGTTAGCGATCTGGTTTTGAAGGCGAAGATACTTGAGAAAGATACCGCCTTCCATTTATTTCGCTACTCGAATGAAGAGCTCCAAATATTTTCAACCGCGCACGAAATGAGGGCATATTCAACTGAGAACATACGATCTAGGTTCGCTTTGTTCCTAAATATTGAGCCGTCATTCTCTCCTATAAAGCAATACAACCTTGCCGCTGCTTTTTTCGCATCTATCTCTGAAAGAAAGGGTGTTAAAATCAATTTGGTTACAATAGAGGGGGCCAAAGAGGAATTCGACCTTGCTCTTGGTGAGCTGGCTGAGTTTTTGGTTCAAAAGTTGGCTGAACTATATCCAACGTACTATTCGACTGCTTCATCACCTCTTTTACCGCAATTGCTTGCAATTAACGAACAACTTGTGAGACGGATAGGCCGCCACTTCCATGATAGCGAGCATGTAGGTACCAGTTCCCAGGTAGCGCACTCACATATTGGTACTGAGGCTCAAGCATCCGAATTACACACAAAGTCTTTTGGTACCCTCACGACCTTTAGGAGTTACACAGACGACCTCAAAGACTCTGCTCCCAGGAGTAACGATAGACAGGAAATTTCAAACAGGTCAGGAAAACAGAGCAAGGCACACACACAGAGAGAGGGAGAGCAACCCGCCAACAATGGTAAAGCGCACCGCGTTAACGACAAGAAAGCTAAAAGAAATAGCATCATTTCAATTTTCACTAACCTATTCAGTAGGAGAAAAGGTAGCCAGTATCGTACAGAGCATTTAGATAAGGTTAATGATAAAGGAGTTGGTGAAGACCTTTTGAAAGGAAAATTCGGAGGGACTGAAAAAAGTGCAGTAACAAGACCCGCTTCTGCAAACAAATCTCAAAGTCGGCCTCAGCAGAAAAGGTTGGCATCTGTGATTCATAGGCCGTCTTTATTGCAAGGTGCAGCGGACCCTAAACATAATACCGCCAAATTTAAGGAGGATAAGGAAACTGAGCGACGCGAAAGTAACAAAAAGGTTGTAGATCAAGAGGTCAAAGTGGTACCTGATAGCATTGCAGGCGCCAGCTACGATTCGGGCTCTCATATAAACTCGAATCCTGGGGTCATTGAGGTGCAAAATCGTTCAAGTAGACTGGCTGCGCTAGATTATCAAGAAGGTAAGGGAGTTACTGTACATGATACATCTGTCTTAGAATCAGACCTCGCATCAGATAAAAGCGCGTGCTTTCGGGCCGAAAATGGGACTTCGATGTACGCACTTCAAGAGGCAGGCCGGGAAAGTAAAGTTTTCAACGCGGATCTATATGGAGATGTCTTGATGCAGGAGAAAGGATTTGAGAGCCCAGATTTTTTGGGGCATGATCCATCCAAATCAAACATCACCCAGCAGGCCGTGGGCGCTCAGCAGCAAGCAAAGGGCATTGATGTCGGCAAACTAGTGAATGAGGACCAGAATAGTACCACAACGCccaaaatcttgaagacTACCCAAGATAAACAGAAGGCAGCAAACTGCAATATTGTGACCTctgaaaacgaagaacCCGACTTTTCACCAACCAAGAAAGATATATTCCCTGAAATTCAGAAACTGGCGATCAAAAATGTTCTCTTTGACAGGTCTCCATCATTCAGAGAACTTTTTGACAGTATGCGAACTGTCCTAGACGAGAGTGATGAAAGATCTAACTGGAAGATACTATCTAGTGATCCTTCTGTCAAAGAAGTTGCCTTCAGtgaatcaaagaaaacaaatGAGACACATGCGTTCAAGAGCCTTGTGCCATCTAACAGGCCAGTCGCCgatttgaaattttccagTTCCTCAGAAGCGCAGGAGGAAGTCTCCTCAGTTCAACATGATGACTTAGAAACCTCCGAACCTTTACGGCTCTTTGGCAATATCTCGGGCCTTTCTTCGAACATTAAGGCCGACATCGCATACAGGCCCTCAGAAATTGAAAGCACAGATAAACACAAGGACGTCAGTGGCAGATCCCCTTTCAAGGTTATTAACCACTCTCCTCCTAAAATTATACCCCTGCAATCAACCCCTtctatttcttcaaagtcagGCGAACGTTTCAAGACAAGCGATGCATTCTTAAGTGATATTTCTTACTCGTCACTTTCAGGAAATGTTGAACCCAGACTTTTGGAATTGAGCTTcagttcaaaagaagaaactGACTCAAAGAACCGTCACGAGTCCtcgcttcaaaaaagaggcGGAAAACCGCCTTTTAACGAACAGGTATTCGATTTAAACGTTCAGCAATCAGCTaatctctttgaaaaagggaACACAACTAAAATTGAATTCCCAGACAGCAATTTGAAGTCAACGCCAGCTAATCCTAGTTCAGCTTTGAGCAGTAAGAAGACCGCAATTCCAGATAGTGGTCCTGAAACAAACAATGTTAAGCAGACTTGTGATGCTACTGCTGAAAAGAACGATTTCCATGAAGATCAAATGTCTCGTTGTGATCTCCTTGATGATCCTGAATTCAGCACCTTTCATATGACATTCGATGGTTTAGACGAAGTTCAAGACTCCTCTGATGTTCCAAATTTCTCTAAAGACAATGAGCGAACTTcaactcaaaaacaaatccATTCACCCGAACCACTGTTTTATCGTTTCCCAGCCACAGCCAAGTCTAACgacacttttttttcttgtcatGATGAAAACAGCAAGTCGAACCCATCTGGAAGACAAGCGGCTCATCATCTGACAGCTGAACAGGACGACCCCATATGGATTTCTCCAAGCAAACTTGAAATATTTGATACAAGCATGCATCCGGACGTTGgctcttcaaagcctcGGGTGCAACAAGATTATTATAAAAACGAGAGCGAGCATAAACAAAGCGAGTTCAGCCCGAAAAGCAGACGCGCGCCAGAAGAGCAGGCTTTGCTCTCTGACTCTTCCTATGCATATTTGGGGCCCCTACTCGCAGATGATAATAAAAGTGACGAATCTATTGATAGCCAAAGCCCAGTCCGTCTCCAATTCCATTCTTGA
- the MRP7 gene encoding mitochondrial 54S ribosomal protein bL27m (similar to uniprot|P12687 Saccharomyces cerevisiae YNL005C MRP7 Mitochondrial ribosomal protein of the large subunit) — protein sequence MTVWSSIIGLRVHPLGGSISSILIHVRSATKKAAGSRTSMKDSAGRSLGPKKHEGQKVKPGEILMRQRGTKFFPGENVGIGKDHTIFALEPGYTRYYLDPFHPKRRFVGVALYPDLKLPTPHFQPRVRRFGRQVIGNPEAAKKEESSLSRQQFLAKDALIKGMKERELRRNALRVEYAKILTEKLQLNFEGEQMDLATLYLLRMRSCIKNGYRLQDSQYNSKYFLEQEIALKAKREAWDDSTLKHQMEGLNKATEKVNTSTSFNNRLELTKYISEAERRENKAKFIEDLANTTLMTRKDKKKVESMFADAADFLSRSEEVHLRRKFLKPVKPETDGLARSDGKKAISTKRFNYAKRSIEVIVRPKAAFLSKL from the coding sequence ATGACTGTTTGGAGCAGCATAATTGGGCTGAGAGTACACCCCCTTGGAGGTTCCATCTCTAGCATTTTAATTCATGTTCGTTCTGCCACGAAGAAAGCTGCGGGCTCGAGAACATCCATGAAGGACTCCGCAGGTAGAAGCTTGGGACCAAAGAAGCACGAAGGTCAGAAAGTTAAGCCAGGTGAGATTCTTATGCGGCAACGTGGTACCAAGTTTTTTCCTGGTGAAAACGTCGGTATCGGCAAAGATCATACAATATTTGCCTTAGAGCCAGGTTACACACGCTACTATCTCGATCCGTTCCATCCAAAGCGTAGATTCGTTGGTGTAGCTCTATATCCAGACCTGAAGCTTCCCACTCCCCATTTTCAACCTCGCGTTAGAAGGTTTGGCCGCCAAGTGATAGGGAATCCTGAAGCTgccaaaaaagaagagagctcTCTATCTCGGCAGCAGTTCCTAGCAAAAGATGCTTTAATAAAAGGCATGAAAGAGCGCGAACTTAGACGGAACGCTCTGCGGGTTGAATACGCCAAAATTCTCACTGAGAAATTGCAGCTAAACTTTGAAGGTGAGCAAATGGATTTAGCCACGCTCTACTTGCTGAGAATGCGCTCCTGCATAAAGAACGGGTACAGATTACAAGACTCTCAGTATAATTCCAAGTACTTTTTAGAACAGGAGATTGCTCTCAAGGCTAAGAGGGAAGCATGGGATGATTCTACATTAAAGCATCAAATGGAAGGGCTGAACAAAGCCACCGAGAAGGTGAATACCTCTACGTCTTTTAACAACCGGTTGGAACTCACGAAATACATAAGTGAAGCCGAACGCAGAGAAAATAAAGCGAAATTCATTGAGGATCTTGCAAACACAACACTGATGACTAGAAAAGATAAGAAAAAGGTTGAGAGCATGTTTGCGGATGCGGCTGACTTTTTGTCCAGATCAGAAGAGGTTCATTTGCGGagaaagtttttgaaacccGTAAAGCCAGAAACCGATGGCTTAGCACGTAGTGATGGGAAGAAGGCCATTTCAACGAAAAGATTTAACTACGCCAAAAGGTCAATTGAAGTTATCGTTAGGCCTAAAGCTGCTTTCCTAagcaagctttga